One window from the genome of Bacillus weihaiensis encodes:
- a CDS encoding sugar kinase produces the protein MDVVTIGESMVVFTPTSDGFMRNASQFTKKIGGAESNVAVGLARLGHQSGWMSKLGADEFGKAILAFLKGENVDVSQVTFDDKAPTGIYFKEPRRQNSTRVYYYRKGSAASKLAPSDLNGDYLMNTKYLHITGITPALSESCRETIFEAIRIAKQNGTTIVFDPNLRTKLWDEETARETLLKLAKEADIVLPGVAEGEFLFGESDPQKLGQLFLDHGASVVVMKVGAEGAYYFTKKESALIPGFPVKNVVDPVGAGDGFAAGFLSGLLDELELGEAVERANAVGALVTMVNGDVDGLPEREEVEQLLSKHGEDVVR, from the coding sequence ATGGATGTTGTAACAATTGGAGAATCAATGGTTGTCTTTACTCCAACTAGCGATGGATTTATGAGGAATGCATCGCAATTCACAAAAAAAATAGGTGGAGCAGAATCCAATGTTGCAGTTGGTCTGGCTAGGCTAGGGCATCAATCAGGATGGATGAGTAAATTAGGAGCTGACGAGTTTGGAAAGGCTATTTTAGCTTTTTTAAAGGGTGAAAATGTAGATGTTAGCCAAGTAACCTTTGATGATAAAGCACCAACAGGAATCTATTTCAAAGAACCAAGAAGACAAAATAGTACAAGAGTTTACTATTATCGAAAAGGGTCTGCTGCTAGTAAGCTAGCACCAAGTGATTTAAATGGTGACTATCTTATGAATACGAAATACCTTCATATCACAGGAATTACTCCAGCTTTAAGTGAGAGCTGTAGGGAGACCATTTTTGAAGCAATACGAATAGCAAAACAAAATGGGACGACCATTGTTTTTGATCCTAACTTAAGAACGAAGCTTTGGGATGAAGAGACTGCTAGAGAAACACTATTGAAGTTGGCTAAGGAAGCTGACATCGTCTTGCCAGGTGTTGCAGAAGGTGAATTTTTGTTTGGAGAAAGTGACCCTCAGAAACTAGGACAATTATTTTTAGACCATGGTGCATCAGTTGTTGTCATGAAGGTGGGAGCTGAAGGTGCTTATTATTTTACCAAAAAAGAGAGCGCTTTAATTCCTGGATTTCCAGTAAAGAATGTTGTAGATCCAGTAGGTGCAGGAGATGGCTTTGCGGCGGGCTTTTTATCGGGCTTACTAGACGAGCTTGAATTGGGCGAAGCAGTTGAGCGAGCGAATGCTGTAGGAGCACTTGTCACAATGGTTAATGGGGATGTCGATGGATTACCAGAAAGGGAAGAAGTAGAGCAATTACTATCTAAACATGGAGAAGATGTTGTTCGTTAA
- a CDS encoding bifunctional 4-hydroxy-2-oxoglutarate aldolase/2-dehydro-3-deoxy-phosphogluconate aldolase, which produces MNHIDIIKETGVAAVIRGATTDNIIAIAEALKAGGVKVLEITVETPGACAAIEKASSELNDVLVGAGTVLDPETARTAIMAGAKFIFSPTTNPKTIEMAKRYGVASIPGALTPTEILTAFENGADLIKVFPANVFGPSYIKDIHGPLPQIPLITTGGISVDNVGEYIKAGAAGVGVGSSLVNTKKELTPEYLNEITATASTFIAAVKEARGK; this is translated from the coding sequence ATGAATCATATTGACATTATTAAAGAAACGGGTGTAGCTGCTGTTATTCGAGGCGCAACGACTGACAATATTATCGCCATTGCGGAAGCGCTAAAAGCAGGAGGAGTAAAGGTACTTGAAATCACAGTTGAAACGCCAGGTGCTTGTGCCGCCATTGAAAAAGCATCATCGGAGCTGAATGATGTATTAGTTGGAGCAGGAACAGTACTTGACCCTGAAACAGCACGAACGGCGATTATGGCCGGAGCTAAATTCATTTTCTCACCTACTACAAATCCGAAAACTATCGAAATGGCAAAAAGATATGGGGTAGCTAGTATACCTGGTGCGTTAACACCAACTGAAATTCTTACTGCTTTTGAAAACGGAGCGGATCTCATAAAAGTATTTCCAGCGAATGTATTCGGTCCAAGCTATATAAAAGACATTCATGGTCCACTTCCGCAGATTCCATTAATTACAACTGGTGGAATCTCAGTTGATAATGTTGGTGAATATATTAAAGCTGGGGCAGCAGGTGTTGGAGTGGGCAGTTCACTAGTAAATACGAAAAAAGAGTTAACACCTGAGTACTTGAATGAAATAACAGCAACAGCATCGACATTTATTGCTGCTGTTAAAGAAGCAAGAGGAAAATAA
- a CDS encoding cell wall hydrolase yields the protein MPRVKYTDSDVSLMARMMRAEAEGEGKLGMLMVGNVIVNRLKANCLDFKDLRTVSQVIYQVQGGNYSFEAVQKGNVFYQRARGVEKKLAKQNLDFWREHPSKFALWYFNPYAECPPTWYNQPFTGQYKQHCYYEPIANTCEGAYS from the coding sequence ATGCCAAGAGTGAAATATACGGATAGTGACGTTTCGTTGATGGCCAGAATGATGAGAGCAGAAGCCGAGGGTGAAGGAAAGCTTGGAATGCTGATGGTTGGAAATGTTATCGTGAATCGCCTTAAGGCAAATTGTCTAGACTTTAAAGATTTAAGAACTGTATCGCAGGTCATTTACCAGGTCCAGGGAGGAAACTACTCATTTGAAGCCGTCCAAAAAGGAAATGTTTTCTACCAACGAGCAAGAGGCGTTGAAAAAAAATTAGCCAAACAAAACTTAGATTTCTGGAGAGAACACCCATCTAAATTTGCACTTTGGTACTTCAATCCTTATGCTGAGTGTCCACCTACTTGGTACAATCAGCCATTCACAGGACAATATAAACAGCATTGCTATTATGAACCAATTGCTAATACATGTGAGGGTGCCTATAGCTAA
- a CDS encoding Lrp/AsnC family transcriptional regulator, which translates to MNAQSSKILDEVDLQILDILQKGNQISNSDIAKRVNLSPPATHARIKRLEQEGYVHKHVAILNQDLLGFDLMSFIFISTTIHQTEKLQVLEKELSALPEVLECQCITGEYDYLLKVINKDRRELEAFIRKLNKLGITRIQTSLALREIKYSTVLPIREDPN; encoded by the coding sequence GTGAACGCTCAAAGCAGCAAAATACTCGATGAGGTAGATCTTCAAATTTTGGATATTTTACAAAAAGGCAATCAAATTAGTAACTCTGACATAGCAAAAAGGGTGAATTTGTCTCCACCTGCTACACATGCACGCATCAAACGCCTTGAACAGGAGGGATATGTTCATAAGCATGTCGCTATTCTAAATCAAGACCTTCTTGGTTTTGACTTAATGTCCTTCATTTTTATTAGCACAACTATACACCAAACAGAAAAGCTCCAGGTATTAGAAAAAGAACTATCGGCTTTACCAGAAGTCTTGGAATGTCAATGCATTACCGGCGAGTATGATTATCTTCTTAAAGTCATCAACAAGGATCGGCGAGAATTAGAAGCATTTATTCGCAAACTCAATAAACTAGGAATCACGCGAATTCAAACAAGCTTAGCTTTAAGAGAAATTAAATATTCTACTGTCTTACCCATTCGAGAGGATCCCAATTAA
- a CDS encoding DMT family transporter: MTYKYYGLLLLTCLCWAGNFVVSKTLVEHASPLTLTTLRWLIAAVCLVPIVWWKEKKLVPPRNAILPLFLMGSTGVVLFNLFQFYALERTTATNVGLISTLNTITIAVCSFFFLKEKLNPLQMVAMFFSLFGVFLVLTKGRLTDILFFDFNTGDMWMVAAVCIWGIYTICSKWAMTMTSGLMAILYASIFGLMILLPLNLSNFTVTNVTPAFIGSLLYTGVISTVLCMLLWTICVQKLGATTSGVFLNFNPIFTAIMAYILLGEQMTWVQIIGSMIVIAGCFLFTYFKGRVLTKRKMAPPLHAG; the protein is encoded by the coding sequence TTGACCTACAAATATTATGGTTTATTACTGTTAACCTGCTTATGCTGGGCAGGGAATTTTGTCGTGAGTAAGACGCTTGTTGAGCATGCCTCACCACTAACTTTAACCACGCTAAGATGGCTCATAGCTGCTGTATGTTTAGTTCCAATTGTTTGGTGGAAAGAAAAAAAGCTAGTACCTCCACGAAATGCGATTCTGCCTCTTTTTTTAATGGGCAGTACGGGTGTGGTTTTATTTAACCTCTTTCAGTTTTATGCTTTAGAACGAACAACAGCTACAAATGTAGGGTTAATTTCAACCTTAAATACAATCACCATTGCAGTCTGTTCTTTTTTCTTTTTAAAAGAGAAACTGAATCCACTACAAATGGTTGCAATGTTCTTTTCACTTTTTGGTGTGTTCCTTGTGCTTACAAAAGGAAGGCTCACAGACATTCTATTCTTTGACTTTAATACTGGAGATATGTGGATGGTGGCAGCTGTATGTATTTGGGGAATCTATACAATATGTAGCAAATGGGCCATGACTATGACATCAGGCTTAATGGCCATTTTGTATGCGTCGATCTTTGGATTGATGATTCTCCTCCCTTTAAATCTATCAAACTTTACAGTGACGAATGTTACACCTGCTTTTATAGGATCTCTCCTTTACACTGGCGTAATTTCAACCGTACTCTGTATGCTACTTTGGACGATTTGTGTTCAAAAATTAGGGGCGACTACATCAGGTGTGTTTCTAAATTTTAATCCTATCTTCACCGCAATCATGGCGTATATTCTTTTAGGTGAACAGATGACATGGGTTCAAATTATAGGGAGTATGATTGTCATAGCAGGGTGCTTTCTATTTACTTATTTTAAAGGGAGGGTCCTTACAAAACGAAAAATGGCACCTCCTTTACATGCTGGATAA
- a CDS encoding GNAT family N-acetyltransferase gives MVYIETERVRLRGWKKEDLEPFGQLNADQEVMRYFPSTLSQQETKAFQRVIQKEFDEYGYGLYAVEEKDSQAFIGFIGFHRATFEADFTPCIEIGWRLKKEVWGKGYATEGARACLKFGFDELGFQDVYSFTAERNEPSKRVMNKLGMSFVKRFNHPRMEKIHPLSEHVLYQLSSKKFKDE, from the coding sequence ATGGTATATATAGAAACAGAGAGGGTAAGGCTCCGCGGTTGGAAAAAAGAGGACCTTGAACCCTTTGGTCAATTAAATGCAGATCAAGAGGTAATGAGATATTTCCCTTCTACGTTATCTCAACAAGAGACAAAGGCATTTCAACGGGTGATCCAAAAGGAATTTGATGAATATGGATATGGTTTATATGCTGTTGAGGAAAAGGACTCACAAGCATTTATTGGGTTTATAGGATTTCACCGTGCAACCTTTGAAGCAGATTTTACCCCTTGTATAGAAATTGGCTGGCGCTTAAAGAAAGAGGTGTGGGGAAAAGGCTATGCAACAGAGGGAGCGAGGGCGTGTTTAAAATTCGGCTTTGATGAACTAGGGTTTCAAGATGTGTATAGTTTTACAGCTGAACGGAATGAGCCATCTAAGAGGGTTATGAATAAGCTTGGCATGAGCTTTGTTAAGAGGTTTAATCATCCTCGAATGGAGAAAATCCATCCACTTAGTGAGCATGTTTTGTATCAACTATCATCTAAGAAATTCAAAGATGAATAA
- the spoIIP gene encoding stage II sporulation protein P has translation MRIEDELFNNIKNSDELTPSYEFVQQTRRKLNKEAEKYSRKKQTKKYSFYLVGTLSSLLLFSWIAFFGGFQYLTKSAKEMNTTLQTNQSSLMNSNQNTPIEIFIYHTHNTESFTPLLNIQDPAQAIHEEKNITLVGLQLVKALERRNIPALQDTTNIQQILKEKELSYSHSYTISRNIMEEALQQHKEIKLMIDLHRSAQKRSMTTTKVNGKDTAKITFVVSKLSKNYKENRKIAELLHQKLEKHYPTVSTGVWIKEGNETENTYNQDVFENTLLINLGGVENTLEEESRSVELLANVIKEVVEESK, from the coding sequence GTGCGAATTGAAGATGAGCTATTTAACAATATTAAAAACTCCGATGAACTAACACCTAGTTATGAATTTGTCCAACAAACAAGGAGAAAGCTTAATAAAGAAGCAGAAAAATATTCAAGAAAGAAGCAAACAAAAAAATACAGCTTTTATTTGGTCGGCACGCTCTCATCACTCTTACTCTTTTCTTGGATTGCTTTTTTTGGTGGATTCCAGTATTTGACAAAAAGTGCGAAAGAAATGAATACCACACTCCAAACAAACCAAAGTAGTTTAATGAATTCTAACCAAAATACTCCTATTGAAATTTTTATTTACCATACTCACAATACAGAATCCTTTACACCCTTATTAAATATTCAAGATCCAGCCCAAGCTATACATGAGGAAAAGAATATTACATTAGTTGGTCTTCAACTAGTTAAAGCGTTAGAAAGAAGAAATATTCCTGCTTTACAGGATACAACAAACATCCAACAAATTCTTAAAGAAAAAGAATTAAGCTATTCCCACTCTTATACAATCTCAAGGAACATTATGGAAGAGGCGCTTCAACAACATAAAGAGATTAAGCTCATGATTGATCTTCATAGAAGCGCGCAAAAACGAAGTATGACAACGACTAAAGTAAACGGGAAAGATACAGCCAAGATTACTTTTGTTGTATCTAAACTTAGTAAAAATTATAAGGAAAATAGGAAAATAGCAGAGCTGCTCCATCAAAAGCTAGAAAAGCACTATCCTACAGTATCAACTGGCGTATGGATAAAAGAAGGAAATGAAACGGAAAATACGTACAATCAAGACGTATTTGAAAACACACTCCTTATAAATCTCGGTGGTGTTGAAAATACACTAGAAGAAGAATCACGTTCTGTTGAACTATTAGCAAATGTTATTAAAGAAGTAGTAGAAGAAAGTAAATAA
- a CDS encoding RNA polymerase sigma factor, with protein MTKSSAMEVWIEDIYEQYYLDVYRFLICFTGHKDDAEDLTQEVFIRVLKCYSTFNNECHLKTWILSIAKHIAIDQLRRRKFLSIFKDSFFKQLPSSKKLPEEQVQENEEKKLLYTAILHLKPSYRAVVILRGINELTIKETAEILGCKEGKVKIDYYRAIQQLKRKLHIQGEEVFTGAN; from the coding sequence TTGACCAAGTCTTCGGCGATGGAAGTATGGATTGAAGACATCTATGAGCAGTATTATTTAGATGTTTATAGATTTCTTATTTGTTTTACAGGGCACAAGGACGATGCGGAGGATTTAACTCAAGAGGTTTTCATTCGAGTTCTAAAATGTTACTCCACGTTTAATAATGAATGTCATTTAAAAACCTGGATCTTGTCAATAGCTAAGCATATAGCGATTGATCAGCTAAGAAGAAGGAAATTTCTCTCGATCTTTAAAGATAGCTTTTTTAAACAATTACCTTCGTCCAAGAAGCTACCTGAAGAACAAGTACAGGAAAATGAAGAAAAAAAGCTGCTTTATACAGCAATTCTACACTTAAAACCAAGCTATAGAGCTGTGGTTATTTTACGTGGTATTAATGAATTAACCATTAAGGAAACTGCAGAAATACTTGGATGTAAAGAAGGAAAAGTGAAGATTGACTACTATAGAGCCATACAGCAGTTAAAGCGAAAACTACATATTCAAGGTGAGGAGGTATTTACTGGTGCGAATTGA